One window of the Xiphias gladius isolate SHS-SW01 ecotype Sanya breed wild chromosome 11, ASM1685928v1, whole genome shotgun sequence genome contains the following:
- the LOC120796621 gene encoding exportin-5 isoform X2 gives MADQVATICDQLIKAVNVMMDAETSQIYRLEALKFCEEFKETNFFCVPCGLQLADKAQPAVVRHFGLQILEHVIKFRWNNMQQQEKVHLKECAMQLLSNGTHSILEEESHIKDVLARITVEMIKREWPQHWPDMLKEMEALTSQGEAQTELVMLILLRLAEDVITFQTLPTQRRRDIQQTLTQNMESIFSFMMAILQLNVEDYRKLKGLPEHELQARAHCRVAVATLNTLAGYIDWVSLVHITSGNCHLLEILCLLLSEPELQLEAAECLLIAISRKGKLEDRKPFMLLFDDVAIHYILSAAQSADGLAICKKSSELQAVGVVERRYIFLKRLCQVLCALGGQLCSLVGSDVEVEVPANLSKYMEAFLAFTTHSSQFLKSSTLATWGALFRHETLSKDAVVVEMAIKYLRASMTNLVKTGFPSRDDNPSCQYSRVDFDSDEDFNSFFNSFRAQQGEVVRSACRIVPLEAFQIAAEWLQYQIASPIDIGDTTSKTAEGLCSLLSPSVVQWDAMTVFMECMVAQIFKSLEEEKLPIDESMELLRAVLNYDTKDPLILSCVLTNVSALFPFVIHRPHFLTQVLCKLFKAITFEVGHDNKAPRTKAVKNVRRHACSSIIKICRDYPQFILPCFDMFYNHVKKLFSSDATLTHMEKCSLMEALVLISNQFKDFAKQKAFLDELMASVVAEWTSDEIRHVLWDPAVFLSFVGADQVVNEQSTDTDTTGLNRGRLSFCLYAMLGVVKRARWPADLEEAKAGGFVVGYTPAGAPIYRNPCTAQFLVLLPNLSALIRTHNSLFMPENMARLSETFSKAHEVMDAEKNVVLGLSQHLLDIYDSPVYRTNLERMQGFFTTLYYNCFHVLGNAGLSLQQEFYTIERLAEEIAGSAFVSLEHVPDHRLRPMIRVFLRQLVLSCPQEYYNSLLCPLLGPLFAHMQQRLNIKWQVINQRTSINGEDEEEVVVCQESQVTQEMLEEQLVRLLTREVLELLTVSCISRKVPEPAANKEEIDEEDVMMDSVQTASTAQPTEELTELGKCLMKHESIYMSLLTLSFTSLSWKDTTNCHRTASMVCWTLLRQVVGGNLLPEAVTWFYTSVLRGLQVHGQHEVCNSTLSQLAMLIYENLRPRYTELRAVMTQIPNISVDALDQYDHRLMDPNAQKVGDKKRKDQFKKLIAGTVGKALCQQFRKEVHIRNLPSLFKKPKPDKDVQNSEAVGLAALFSPENSTL, from the exons ATGGCTGACCAGGTGGCTACCATATGTGATCAGCTCATCAAGGCTGTGAATGTGATGATGGATGCAGAAACAAGCCAAATTTACCGACTGGAGGCCCTAAAG TTTTGTGAAGAGTTTAAAGAGACAAACTTCTTCTGTGTCCCATGTGGCTTACAATTAGCCGACAAAGCCCAACCAGCTGTCGTGAGACACTTTGGTTTACAAATCCTGGAGCATGTCATCAA GTTCCGATGGAACAACATGCAACAACAAGAGAAAGTCCATTTGAAGGAGTGTGCCATGCAGCTGTTATCAAAT GGTACTCATTCTatcctggaggaggagagccaTATCAAAGACGTGCTGGCACGAATCACAGTGGAAATGATAAAGAGAGAATGGCCTCAACATTGGCCAGATATGCTGAAAGAGATGGAGGCTCTCACCAGCCAAGGG GAAGCACAGACAGAGCTGGTGATGTTGATCCTGTTGAGGCTGGCAGAGGATGTCATCACCTTCCAGACTTTGCCAACGCAGCGACGCAGAGACATCCAGCAGACACTTACCCAGAACATGGAAAGCATCTTCAGTTTCATGATGGCAATTTTGCAACTTAATGTGGAGGACTACCGTAAACTG aaagGGTTACCTGAACATGAACTACAG GCCAGAGCTCACTGTCGAGTCGCTGTGGCTACGCTGAATACTCTTGCAGGCTACATAGACTGGGTGTCTCTGGTGCACATCACCTCCGGGAACTGCCATCTACTGGAGATATTGTGTCTGCTGCTGAGTGAGCCGGAGCTGCAACTGGAGGCAGCAGAGTGTCTGCTCATCGCCATCAGCCGGAAG GGCAAGCTGGAGGATAGGAAGCCATTCATGCTGCTGTTTGATGATGTGGCCATCCACTACATCCTTTCTGCAGCCCA GTCAGCAGATGGACTGGCAATATGTAAGAAATCCTCTGAATTGCA AGCAGTGGGGGTGGTGGAGCGGCGTTACATCTTCCTAAAGAGGCTGTGTCAGGTCCTGTGTGCTCTGGGAGGCCAGCTTTGCTCATTAGTG GGTTCAGATGTAGAGGTTGAAGTACCTGCAAATCTCAGCAAGTACATGGAAGCCTTTTTAGCCTTCACTACACATTCCAGTCAg TTTTTGAAGTCGTCCACTCTGGCTACTTGGGGAGCTTTGTTCAGACATGAGACTCTGTCAAAGGATGCGGTTGTTGTGGAAATGGCTATCAAATACCTCAGAGCATCTATGACCAACCTAGTCAAG acGGGGTTTCCATCTAGAGACGACAACCCAAGTTGTCAGTACTCCCGTGTGGACTTTGACAGCGACGAGGACTTCAACTCGTTCTTTAATT CCTTTCGAGCGCAGCAGGGAGAGGTGGTGAGGAGTGCGTGTCGCATTGTTCCTCTGGAGGCCTTTCAGATAGCAGCAGAATGGTTACAGTATCAGATTGCCAGCCCTATTGACATTGGGGATACCACAT CTAAGACTGCAGAGGGCCTGTGCTCCCTCCTGTCTCCATCTGTGGTCCAGTGGGATGCAATGACTGTCTTCATGGAGTGCATGGTCGCACAAATCTTTAAAAGTCTGGAAGAGGAG AAGTTGCCGATAGATGAGAGTATGGAGCTGCTGCGGGCCGTGCTGAACTACGACACCAAAGACCCGCTCATCTTGTCCTGTGTGCTCACCAACGTCTCTGCCCTCTTCCCGTTTGTCATACACAGACCACACTTCCTGACGCAGGTCCTATGCAAG CTGTTTAAAGCCATCACATTTGAGGTTGGTCATGACAATAAG GCACCTCGGACCAAAGCCGTAAAGAATGTGAGGAGGCACGCCTGTTCTTCTATCATCAAAATTTGCCGGGATTACCCACAGTTCATCTTG ccttgttttgacatgttttacaATCACGTGAAAAAGCTGTTCTCGAGCGACGCCACACTGACTCACATGGAGAAATGTTCACTGATGGAAGCTCTGGTGCTAATCAGTAACCAGTTCAAAGACTTCGCAAAGCAGAAGGCTTTTCTAGACGAACTAATGGCGTCAGTGGTTGCAGAATGGACCTCAGATGAGATCAGGCA tgtgctGTGGGACCCTGCTGTGTTCCTGTCCTTTGTTGGAGCTGATCAGGTGGTCAATGAGCAAagtacagatacagacacaacaGGCCTTAATAGGGGCCGG TTGAGTTTCTGTTTGTATGCTATGTTGGGGGTGGTGAAACGCGCACGTTGGCCTGCGGACCTGGAGGAAGCCAAAGCTGGTGGCTTTGTGGTTGGTTACACCCCTGCTGGAGCTCCCATCTACAGAAACCCCTGCACTGCCCAGTTTCTGGTCTTGCTGCCCAACCTGTCGGCTCTTATCAG GACTCACAACAGTCTGTTCATGCCAGAGAATATGGCTCGTCTGAGTGAGACCTTTTCTAAGGCCCACGAGGTGATggatgcagagaaaaatgtagTTCTTG GTCTCTCACAGCATCTTCTGGATATTTATGACTCTCCTGTGTATAGAACCAACCTGGAGCGCATGCAGGGATTTTTCACCACATTGTATTACAACTG CTTCCATGTCCTGGGAAATGCAGGTCTGTCCCTGCAGCAGGAATTCTACACCATTGAGAGGCTGGCTGAAGAAATAGCTGGCTCTGCTTTCGTCTCCCTCGAACATGTGCCTGACCACAGACTACGCCCTATGATTC GGGTGTTTTTGAGACAGTTGGTGCTGTCATGTCCTCAGGAGTACTACAACAGTCTACTCTGCCCCCTGCTGGGCCCTCTGTTCGCCCACATGCAGCAG AGACTCAACATCAAGTGGCAGGTCATCAACCAGAGGACCTCTATTAA tggtgaggatgaggaggaggtggtggtgtgtcAGGAGAGCCAGGTGACTCAGGAGATGTTGGAGGAGCAGCTGGTACGCCTTCTCACCAGGGAGGTGCTGGAGCTTCTCA CTGTGAGCTGTATTTCCAGAAAAGTGCCTGAACCAGCAGCAAATAAGGAGGAAATAGATG AGGAAGATGTGATGATGGATTCAGTGCAAACGGCGTCTACCGCCCAACCCACAGAGGAGCTGACTGAGCTGGGAAAATGCCTGATGAAACACGAG AGCATCTACATGTCCCTATTGACCCTCTCCTTCACCTCGCTCTCGTGGAAGGACACCACTAACTGTCACCGCACTGCTTCCATGGTCTGTTGGACCCTTCTGCGGCAG GTCGTAGGGGGTAATCTTCTTCCTGAGGCGGTCACGTGGTTCTATACCAGTGTTCTTAGGGGCCTTCAGGTTCATGGGCAGCACGAAGTTTGCAACTCTACCCTCTCTCAGCTGGCCATGCTTATCTACGAAAACCTG CGGCCTCGCTACACAGAGCTGAGAGCGGTAATGACTCAGATCCCAAACATCAGTGTGGATGCTCTGGACCAGTATGATCACAGGCTCATGGACCCCAATGCCCAGAAGGTtggagacaaaaagaggaaggacCAGTTCAAGAAGCTCATTGCAGGAACTGTTGGG AAAGCTCTGTGCCAGCAGTTCAGGAAAGAGGTTCATATCCGGAATCTTCCATCGCTCTTTAAAAAGCCGAAGCCAGACAAGGATGTACAGAACAGTGAAGCAGTGGGCCTGGCAGCTCTGTTCTCCCCCGAGAATAGTACCCTGTAG
- the LOC120796621 gene encoding exportin-5 isoform X1, which yields MADQVATICDQLIKAVNVMMDAETSQIYRLEALKFCEEFKETNFFCVPCGLQLADKAQPAVVRHFGLQILEHVIKFRWNNMQQQEKVHLKECAMQLLSNSYQGTHSILEEESHIKDVLARITVEMIKREWPQHWPDMLKEMEALTSQGEAQTELVMLILLRLAEDVITFQTLPTQRRRDIQQTLTQNMESIFSFMMAILQLNVEDYRKLKGLPEHELQARAHCRVAVATLNTLAGYIDWVSLVHITSGNCHLLEILCLLLSEPELQLEAAECLLIAISRKGKLEDRKPFMLLFDDVAIHYILSAAQSADGLAICKKSSELQAVGVVERRYIFLKRLCQVLCALGGQLCSLVGSDVEVEVPANLSKYMEAFLAFTTHSSQFLKSSTLATWGALFRHETLSKDAVVVEMAIKYLRASMTNLVKTGFPSRDDNPSCQYSRVDFDSDEDFNSFFNSFRAQQGEVVRSACRIVPLEAFQIAAEWLQYQIASPIDIGDTTSKTAEGLCSLLSPSVVQWDAMTVFMECMVAQIFKSLEEEKLPIDESMELLRAVLNYDTKDPLILSCVLTNVSALFPFVIHRPHFLTQVLCKLFKAITFEVGHDNKAPRTKAVKNVRRHACSSIIKICRDYPQFILPCFDMFYNHVKKLFSSDATLTHMEKCSLMEALVLISNQFKDFAKQKAFLDELMASVVAEWTSDEIRHVLWDPAVFLSFVGADQVVNEQSTDTDTTGLNRGRLSFCLYAMLGVVKRARWPADLEEAKAGGFVVGYTPAGAPIYRNPCTAQFLVLLPNLSALIRTHNSLFMPENMARLSETFSKAHEVMDAEKNVVLGLSQHLLDIYDSPVYRTNLERMQGFFTTLYYNCFHVLGNAGLSLQQEFYTIERLAEEIAGSAFVSLEHVPDHRLRPMIRVFLRQLVLSCPQEYYNSLLCPLLGPLFAHMQQRLNIKWQVINQRTSINGEDEEEVVVCQESQVTQEMLEEQLVRLLTREVLELLTVSCISRKVPEPAANKEEIDEEDVMMDSVQTASTAQPTEELTELGKCLMKHESIYMSLLTLSFTSLSWKDTTNCHRTASMVCWTLLRQVVGGNLLPEAVTWFYTSVLRGLQVHGQHEVCNSTLSQLAMLIYENLRPRYTELRAVMTQIPNISVDALDQYDHRLMDPNAQKVGDKKRKDQFKKLIAGTVGKALCQQFRKEVHIRNLPSLFKKPKPDKDVQNSEAVGLAALFSPENSTL from the exons ATGGCTGACCAGGTGGCTACCATATGTGATCAGCTCATCAAGGCTGTGAATGTGATGATGGATGCAGAAACAAGCCAAATTTACCGACTGGAGGCCCTAAAG TTTTGTGAAGAGTTTAAAGAGACAAACTTCTTCTGTGTCCCATGTGGCTTACAATTAGCCGACAAAGCCCAACCAGCTGTCGTGAGACACTTTGGTTTACAAATCCTGGAGCATGTCATCAA GTTCCGATGGAACAACATGCAACAACAAGAGAAAGTCCATTTGAAGGAGTGTGCCATGCAGCTGTTATCAAAT TCTTATCAGGGTACTCATTCTatcctggaggaggagagccaTATCAAAGACGTGCTGGCACGAATCACAGTGGAAATGATAAAGAGAGAATGGCCTCAACATTGGCCAGATATGCTGAAAGAGATGGAGGCTCTCACCAGCCAAGGG GAAGCACAGACAGAGCTGGTGATGTTGATCCTGTTGAGGCTGGCAGAGGATGTCATCACCTTCCAGACTTTGCCAACGCAGCGACGCAGAGACATCCAGCAGACACTTACCCAGAACATGGAAAGCATCTTCAGTTTCATGATGGCAATTTTGCAACTTAATGTGGAGGACTACCGTAAACTG aaagGGTTACCTGAACATGAACTACAG GCCAGAGCTCACTGTCGAGTCGCTGTGGCTACGCTGAATACTCTTGCAGGCTACATAGACTGGGTGTCTCTGGTGCACATCACCTCCGGGAACTGCCATCTACTGGAGATATTGTGTCTGCTGCTGAGTGAGCCGGAGCTGCAACTGGAGGCAGCAGAGTGTCTGCTCATCGCCATCAGCCGGAAG GGCAAGCTGGAGGATAGGAAGCCATTCATGCTGCTGTTTGATGATGTGGCCATCCACTACATCCTTTCTGCAGCCCA GTCAGCAGATGGACTGGCAATATGTAAGAAATCCTCTGAATTGCA AGCAGTGGGGGTGGTGGAGCGGCGTTACATCTTCCTAAAGAGGCTGTGTCAGGTCCTGTGTGCTCTGGGAGGCCAGCTTTGCTCATTAGTG GGTTCAGATGTAGAGGTTGAAGTACCTGCAAATCTCAGCAAGTACATGGAAGCCTTTTTAGCCTTCACTACACATTCCAGTCAg TTTTTGAAGTCGTCCACTCTGGCTACTTGGGGAGCTTTGTTCAGACATGAGACTCTGTCAAAGGATGCGGTTGTTGTGGAAATGGCTATCAAATACCTCAGAGCATCTATGACCAACCTAGTCAAG acGGGGTTTCCATCTAGAGACGACAACCCAAGTTGTCAGTACTCCCGTGTGGACTTTGACAGCGACGAGGACTTCAACTCGTTCTTTAATT CCTTTCGAGCGCAGCAGGGAGAGGTGGTGAGGAGTGCGTGTCGCATTGTTCCTCTGGAGGCCTTTCAGATAGCAGCAGAATGGTTACAGTATCAGATTGCCAGCCCTATTGACATTGGGGATACCACAT CTAAGACTGCAGAGGGCCTGTGCTCCCTCCTGTCTCCATCTGTGGTCCAGTGGGATGCAATGACTGTCTTCATGGAGTGCATGGTCGCACAAATCTTTAAAAGTCTGGAAGAGGAG AAGTTGCCGATAGATGAGAGTATGGAGCTGCTGCGGGCCGTGCTGAACTACGACACCAAAGACCCGCTCATCTTGTCCTGTGTGCTCACCAACGTCTCTGCCCTCTTCCCGTTTGTCATACACAGACCACACTTCCTGACGCAGGTCCTATGCAAG CTGTTTAAAGCCATCACATTTGAGGTTGGTCATGACAATAAG GCACCTCGGACCAAAGCCGTAAAGAATGTGAGGAGGCACGCCTGTTCTTCTATCATCAAAATTTGCCGGGATTACCCACAGTTCATCTTG ccttgttttgacatgttttacaATCACGTGAAAAAGCTGTTCTCGAGCGACGCCACACTGACTCACATGGAGAAATGTTCACTGATGGAAGCTCTGGTGCTAATCAGTAACCAGTTCAAAGACTTCGCAAAGCAGAAGGCTTTTCTAGACGAACTAATGGCGTCAGTGGTTGCAGAATGGACCTCAGATGAGATCAGGCA tgtgctGTGGGACCCTGCTGTGTTCCTGTCCTTTGTTGGAGCTGATCAGGTGGTCAATGAGCAAagtacagatacagacacaacaGGCCTTAATAGGGGCCGG TTGAGTTTCTGTTTGTATGCTATGTTGGGGGTGGTGAAACGCGCACGTTGGCCTGCGGACCTGGAGGAAGCCAAAGCTGGTGGCTTTGTGGTTGGTTACACCCCTGCTGGAGCTCCCATCTACAGAAACCCCTGCACTGCCCAGTTTCTGGTCTTGCTGCCCAACCTGTCGGCTCTTATCAG GACTCACAACAGTCTGTTCATGCCAGAGAATATGGCTCGTCTGAGTGAGACCTTTTCTAAGGCCCACGAGGTGATggatgcagagaaaaatgtagTTCTTG GTCTCTCACAGCATCTTCTGGATATTTATGACTCTCCTGTGTATAGAACCAACCTGGAGCGCATGCAGGGATTTTTCACCACATTGTATTACAACTG CTTCCATGTCCTGGGAAATGCAGGTCTGTCCCTGCAGCAGGAATTCTACACCATTGAGAGGCTGGCTGAAGAAATAGCTGGCTCTGCTTTCGTCTCCCTCGAACATGTGCCTGACCACAGACTACGCCCTATGATTC GGGTGTTTTTGAGACAGTTGGTGCTGTCATGTCCTCAGGAGTACTACAACAGTCTACTCTGCCCCCTGCTGGGCCCTCTGTTCGCCCACATGCAGCAG AGACTCAACATCAAGTGGCAGGTCATCAACCAGAGGACCTCTATTAA tggtgaggatgaggaggaggtggtggtgtgtcAGGAGAGCCAGGTGACTCAGGAGATGTTGGAGGAGCAGCTGGTACGCCTTCTCACCAGGGAGGTGCTGGAGCTTCTCA CTGTGAGCTGTATTTCCAGAAAAGTGCCTGAACCAGCAGCAAATAAGGAGGAAATAGATG AGGAAGATGTGATGATGGATTCAGTGCAAACGGCGTCTACCGCCCAACCCACAGAGGAGCTGACTGAGCTGGGAAAATGCCTGATGAAACACGAG AGCATCTACATGTCCCTATTGACCCTCTCCTTCACCTCGCTCTCGTGGAAGGACACCACTAACTGTCACCGCACTGCTTCCATGGTCTGTTGGACCCTTCTGCGGCAG GTCGTAGGGGGTAATCTTCTTCCTGAGGCGGTCACGTGGTTCTATACCAGTGTTCTTAGGGGCCTTCAGGTTCATGGGCAGCACGAAGTTTGCAACTCTACCCTCTCTCAGCTGGCCATGCTTATCTACGAAAACCTG CGGCCTCGCTACACAGAGCTGAGAGCGGTAATGACTCAGATCCCAAACATCAGTGTGGATGCTCTGGACCAGTATGATCACAGGCTCATGGACCCCAATGCCCAGAAGGTtggagacaaaaagaggaaggacCAGTTCAAGAAGCTCATTGCAGGAACTGTTGGG AAAGCTCTGTGCCAGCAGTTCAGGAAAGAGGTTCATATCCGGAATCTTCCATCGCTCTTTAAAAAGCCGAAGCCAGACAAGGATGTACAGAACAGTGAAGCAGTGGGCCTGGCAGCTCTGTTCTCCCCCGAGAATAGTACCCTGTAG
- the LOC120796163 gene encoding cystatin-like, producing the protein MSVLFFIFVCASAGRVGNTGQVMTGQPHEVQANSTKVLAAARFAVVEFNRANAEDQFAYKIVNITSAKIQVVAGINYILEVQLGRTVCKKSDTADSEPCDFHSEPKELQCIFIVTEIPWEDSRVLTRKKCHPYND; encoded by the exons ATGTCcgtcttgttttttattttcgtTTGTGCTTCAGCCGGTCGCGTTGGAAACACCGGACAAGTGATGACCGGTCAGCCCCACGAAGTCCAGGCAAACAGCACAAAGGTTTTGGCGGCAGCGCGGTTTGCTGTGGTTGAATTCAACAGAGCCAACGCAGAAGACCAGTTTGCCTACAAAATTGTGAACATAACATCGGCCAAAATTCAG GTGGTCGCGGGAATAAATTACATCCTGGAGGTGCAGCTGGGACGTACAGTGTGCAAGAAAAGCGACACGGCTGACAGCGAGCCATGCGATTTCCACTCCGAACCCAAG gAACTTCAGTGCATCTTCATCGTTACAGAAATCCCCTGGGAAGACTCGCGTGTACTTACTCGAAAGAAATGTCACCCATATAATGACTGA